From the genome of Deinococcus sp. JMULE3, one region includes:
- the hemW gene encoding radical SAM family heme chaperone HemW has translation MSLPASSPALDPVVRHLYVHVPFCPTICPYCDFHVLTRRAGLVERYLEQVEVEAAGLAAAYTVELDTVYLGGGTPSFLRDEELAALVGSVRRHLGWGRVENTLEVNPGTVSGARAAHWRALGFDRASVGVQSLDDATLKFLGRQHDAAQAREAVTTLIGEGFRVSGDLITAVPGQPLLSDIQGLVDLGVGHVSAYTLTIEPGTEFARRGVTVQEDDERRGFEDTEAALGALGFARYEVSNYARPGQESRHNLAYWQGRTYLGLGPGAAGHYPADGGWQMADDAAARAANALTVRRTNPHLHEWLTGAAGEAEAIDATEFVTDALFMGLRLRAGVDLADLSRRSGLDVAGVYAAPIAQNVARGLLTLDGDRLRATPEGWWVLNRVVTDFLEV, from the coding sequence GTGAGCCTGCCTGCCTCCTCGCCTGCGCTGGACCCGGTGGTGCGGCACCTGTACGTGCACGTGCCGTTCTGCCCGACGATCTGCCCGTACTGTGATTTTCACGTCCTGACGCGCCGCGCGGGGCTGGTGGAACGCTACCTGGAGCAGGTAGAGGTCGAGGCGGCGGGGCTGGCCGCGGCGTACACCGTCGAGCTGGACACGGTGTACCTGGGGGGCGGGACGCCGAGTTTCCTGCGGGACGAGGAGCTCGCGGCGCTGGTGGGCAGCGTGCGGCGGCACCTGGGGTGGGGCCGCGTGGAGAACACGCTGGAGGTGAATCCGGGGACGGTCAGCGGGGCGCGCGCGGCGCACTGGCGGGCGCTGGGTTTCGACCGGGCCAGCGTGGGCGTGCAGAGCCTGGACGACGCCACCTTGAAGTTTCTGGGCCGCCAGCATGACGCGGCGCAGGCGCGCGAGGCCGTGACGACCCTGATCGGTGAGGGGTTCCGCGTGAGTGGTGACCTGATCACGGCGGTGCCGGGGCAGCCGCTCCTGAGTGACATTCAGGGGCTGGTGGACCTGGGCGTGGGGCACGTGAGCGCGTACACGTTGACCATCGAGCCCGGCACGGAGTTCGCCCGGCGTGGCGTGACCGTGCAGGAGGACGACGAGCGGCGCGGTTTCGAGGACACCGAGGCGGCGCTGGGCGCGCTGGGCTTTGCGCGGTACGAGGTGAGCAACTACGCGCGGCCCGGGCAGGAGTCCCGGCACAACCTCGCGTACTGGCAGGGCCGCACGTACCTGGGCCTGGGTCCGGGCGCGGCGGGGCACTACCCGGCAGATGGCGGATGGCAGATGGCGGATGATGCAGCGGCGCGCGCGGCGAACGCGCTGACGGTGCGCCGGACGAATCCGCACCTGCACGAGTGGCTGACGGGCGCGGCGGGCGAGGCGGAGGCGATCGACGCGACCGAGTTCGTGACGGACGCGCTGTTCATGGGTCTGCGCCTGCGCGCGGGGGTGGATCTGGCGGACCTGTCGCGCCGCAGCGGCCTGGACGTGGCCGGGGTGTACGCCGCGCCCATCGCGCAGAACGTGGCGCGGGGCCTCCTGACGCTGGACGGCGACCGACTGCGCGCCACGCCCGAGGGCTGGTGGGTCCTGAACCGCGTGGTGACGGACTTCCTTGAGGTGTGA
- the lpdA gene encoding dihydrolipoyl dehydrogenase, with protein sequence MTKSYDYDVLVIGAGPGGYHAAIRAAQLGLKVACAEREKVGGVCLNVGCIPTKALLHAGEQIAASRHAADFGLTFGEQRMDIAKLNGWKDGIVKKLTGGVGALFKANKVTHLTGQASFVDDHTVKVGEQTVTAGSIIIATGSEPAKLPGLDVDQETIVDSTGALVMPDPVPARMLCVGGGVIGFEFAHVYNNMGSKVKVIEFMPSVVPGADADAVKEFSKAMKKQGIEIAVQTKANKAEKKADGIHVELEDVKTGAKTVEVFDRVLVAVGRRPRTDGLNAEKAGVTVTDRGFIPADRQQRTNVPHIYSIGDVASNPMLAHKAMKEGLVAAEVIAGKPAEQDAVAIPGVVYTSPELAWVGLTEQEAKDKGYEVKTGNFPFSASGRAMTLQQTDGFVKMVVEKDTDLLLGVHIVGPHASDMLGEAGLALEMAATASDIALTIHAHPTLGESVLEAAEAVHKQAIHIMNR encoded by the coding sequence ATGACGAAATCCTATGACTACGACGTGCTCGTGATCGGCGCGGGACCCGGCGGGTATCACGCGGCGATCCGCGCGGCGCAGCTGGGCCTGAAGGTCGCGTGCGCCGAGCGGGAGAAGGTGGGCGGCGTGTGCCTGAACGTGGGCTGCATTCCCACCAAGGCGCTGCTGCACGCCGGTGAGCAGATCGCGGCGTCGCGGCACGCGGCGGACTTCGGCCTGACCTTCGGCGAGCAGCGGATGGACATCGCCAAGCTGAACGGCTGGAAGGACGGCATCGTGAAGAAGCTGACCGGCGGCGTGGGCGCGCTGTTCAAGGCGAACAAGGTCACGCACCTGACCGGGCAGGCCAGCTTCGTGGACGACCACACCGTCAAGGTCGGCGAGCAGACGGTCACGGCGGGCAGCATCATCATCGCGACGGGCAGCGAACCGGCGAAACTGCCGGGCCTGGACGTGGATCAGGAGACCATCGTGGACTCCACGGGCGCGCTGGTCATGCCCGACCCGGTGCCCGCGCGGATGCTGTGCGTGGGCGGCGGCGTGATCGGCTTCGAGTTCGCGCACGTGTACAACAACATGGGCAGCAAGGTGAAGGTCATCGAGTTCATGCCCAGCGTGGTCCCCGGCGCGGACGCCGACGCCGTGAAGGAATTCAGCAAGGCCATGAAGAAGCAGGGCATCGAGATCGCCGTGCAGACCAAAGCGAACAAGGCCGAGAAGAAAGCGGACGGTATTCACGTGGAGCTGGAGGACGTGAAGACCGGCGCGAAGACCGTGGAGGTCTTCGACCGCGTGCTGGTCGCCGTGGGCCGCCGCCCCCGCACCGACGGCCTGAACGCTGAGAAAGCGGGCGTGACCGTCACGGACCGGGGCTTCATCCCGGCGGACAGGCAGCAGCGCACGAACGTCCCGCACATCTACTCCATCGGGGACGTCGCCAGTAACCCCATGCTGGCCCACAAGGCCATGAAGGAAGGTCTGGTCGCGGCCGAGGTGATCGCCGGGAAGCCCGCCGAGCAGGACGCCGTCGCCATTCCCGGCGTGGTGTACACCAGCCCGGAGCTGGCCTGGGTGGGCCTGACCGAGCAGGAAGCGAAGGACAAGGGCTACGAGGTGAAGACCGGGAACTTCCCGTTCAGTGCGTCGGGCCGCGCCATGACCCTCCAGCAGACCGACGGGTTCGTGAAGATGGTCGTCGAGAAGGACACGGACCTCCTGCTGGGCGTGCACATCGTCGGGCCGCACGCGAGCGACATGCTCGGCGAGGCTGGACTGGCCCTGGAGATGGCCGCGACCGCCAGCGACATCGCCCTGACCATCCACGCGCACCCGACCCTGGGCGAGAGCGTGCTGGAGGCCGCCGAGGCGGTGCATAAGCAGGCGATTCATATCATGAACAGGTAA
- a CDS encoding glycine C-acetyltransferase → MPTSLSDRLSAELSGLRESGLLIHPRVLDSANRARTRVDGREVVNLASNNYLGFADHPALKARAAEYLERWGVGAGAVRTIAGTLRIHEELEEQIARFKHTGSALVLHSGFTTNQGVLGALLREGDLVVSDELNHASIIDGLRLTKATKKVYKHADPDDLERLLKEHDTGGLKLVVTDGVFSMDGDVAPLDRLVAVARRYGAVTYVDDAHGSGVMGEAGRGTVHHFGFEYADDVIQVGTLSKAWGGVGGYAAGHGDLRQLLINRARPYLFSTAQAPATVGALAAALDEVQRDPTLMERLWANTRYFKAELQGLGFDIFGSTTPITPVIFGEAPAAFEASRLLFDRGVFAVGLGFPTVPKGLARIRNIVTAEHTREDLDHALQAYAEVGRTLGIIS, encoded by the coding sequence ATGCCGACTTCCCTGTCTGATCGTCTGTCTGCCGAGCTGTCCGGCCTGCGTGAGAGCGGGCTGCTGATTCATCCGCGTGTGCTGGACAGCGCCAACCGTGCGCGGACGCGGGTGGATGGGCGTGAGGTGGTGAATCTCGCGAGCAACAATTACCTGGGCTTCGCGGATCATCCGGCCCTGAAGGCGCGGGCTGCCGAGTACCTGGAGCGGTGGGGTGTGGGGGCGGGTGCGGTGCGCACGATCGCGGGGACGCTGCGCATCCACGAGGAGCTGGAGGAACAGATCGCGCGCTTCAAGCACACGGGCAGCGCTCTGGTGCTGCACAGCGGCTTCACGACGAACCAGGGCGTGCTGGGCGCACTGCTGCGCGAGGGCGATCTGGTCGTCAGCGACGAACTGAACCACGCGAGCATCATCGACGGACTGCGCCTGACGAAGGCCACCAAGAAGGTGTACAAACACGCCGACCCGGATGATCTGGAACGCCTGCTGAAGGAGCACGACACCGGCGGCCTGAAACTCGTCGTGACGGACGGCGTGTTCAGCATGGACGGGGACGTGGCGCCGCTGGACCGGCTCGTGGCAGTCGCGCGCAGGTACGGCGCGGTGACGTACGTGGACGACGCGCACGGCAGCGGCGTGATGGGCGAGGCGGGGCGCGGCACGGTGCATCACTTCGGCTTCGAGTATGCCGACGACGTGATCCAGGTGGGGACGCTCAGCAAGGCGTGGGGTGGCGTGGGCGGGTACGCGGCCGGGCATGGGGACCTGCGGCAGCTGCTGATCAACCGCGCCCGACCGTACCTGTTCAGCACCGCGCAGGCCCCGGCGACGGTGGGTGCGCTGGCCGCCGCGCTGGACGAGGTGCAGCGCGACCCGACCCTGATGGAGCGCCTGTGGGCGAACACCCGGTACTTCAAGGCGGAGTTGCAGGGCCTGGGCTTCGACATCTTCGGCAGCACGACGCCGATCACGCCCGTGATCTTCGGTGAGGCTCCGGCGGCGTTCGAGGCGAGCCGCCTGCTGTTCGACCGGGGCGTGTTCGCGGTGGGCCTGGGCTTCCCGACCGTGCCGAAGGGACTGGCCCGCATCCGGAACATCGTGACGGCCGAGCACACCCGCGAGGACCTGGATCACGCGCTGCAGGCGTACGCCGAGGTGGGCCGCACGCTGGGCATCATCTCCTGA
- a CDS encoding GNAT family N-acetyltransferase, translated as MDDGSRWAAVLERSLTWVTAHDGARLVGFVNVAWDGGAHAFLLDTTVRPDWQRRGVGTRLVREAIRAARAHAEVEWLHVDFEAHLTAFYVACGFTGTSAGLLRL; from the coding sequence GTGGACGACGGGTCACGCTGGGCGGCGGTGCTGGAGCGCAGCCTGACCTGGGTCACCGCGCATGACGGGGCGCGGCTGGTTGGGTTCGTGAACGTCGCCTGGGACGGCGGCGCGCACGCGTTCCTGCTGGACACGACCGTCCGCCCGGACTGGCAGCGGCGGGGCGTCGGCACGCGGCTGGTGCGGGAGGCCATCCGCGCGGCGCGGGCGCACGCGGAGGTGGAGTGGCTGCACGTGGATTTCGAAGCGCACCTGACGGCCTTCTATGTCGCCTGTGGCTTCACGGGAACGTCCGCCGGGCTGCTGCGCCTGTAA
- a CDS encoding transposase family protein, translating into MRLEKLKSRGRSFERLVGLSPAEFDQLLIELEPLWERSHHRSLSRAGRVRRIGAGNTFKLDLSQRLLVTLLYLRQYFTMHVLGILFDLDAANICRNIHALLPVLEQALPAPLRPRTLQAEPDEAPGGASRNPRKIRSLEEFLEIFPELTDVIVDGTEQPRGQPKVKKGENPGKKAVGRPKDKKRFYSVKKRTHTLKTQVAVTPEGQIVHLSATASGRTHDMKVLRRSRLMNRLPRHVRVWGDRGYTGMEKVYPDWETIVPAKRPKNGELSKEQRELNRLISKVRISAENAIGRIKKFRVCKEFFRNRTSQHGVMWGCVAGLVNLRWQRRHHLCTP; encoded by the coding sequence TTGCGGCTTGAGAAGCTGAAATCCAGGGGGCGGTCCTTTGAACGGCTGGTGGGGTTGAGTCCTGCCGAGTTTGACCAGCTGCTGATTGAACTGGAGCCCTTGTGGGAACGGAGTCATCACCGCTCCCTTTCCCGCGCCGGACGGGTCCGGCGCATCGGAGCGGGCAACACCTTCAAGCTCGACCTCAGCCAGCGACTGCTGGTCACGCTGCTCTATCTGCGACAGTACTTCACCATGCATGTTCTGGGCATCCTGTTCGATCTGGACGCGGCGAACATCTGCCGGAACATCCATGCCCTGCTGCCGGTCCTGGAGCAGGCGTTGCCTGCTCCCCTCCGTCCCCGGACGCTCCAGGCCGAGCCGGATGAGGCTCCTGGAGGGGCGAGCAGGAACCCGAGGAAAATACGCTCTCTGGAGGAGTTTCTGGAGATCTTCCCCGAACTGACCGACGTGATCGTGGATGGGACTGAGCAACCTCGCGGGCAGCCGAAAGTGAAGAAGGGGGAGAACCCCGGCAAGAAGGCGGTCGGGCGGCCCAAGGACAAGAAGCGCTTTTACAGCGTCAAGAAAAGGACCCATACCCTGAAAACCCAGGTGGCGGTGACGCCCGAAGGACAGATCGTGCACCTCAGTGCGACCGCCAGCGGTCGCACCCACGACATGAAGGTGCTGCGACGTTCCCGACTGATGAACCGACTGCCCAGGCACGTCCGGGTGTGGGGAGACCGGGGCTATACCGGAATGGAGAAGGTCTATCCGGACTGGGAAACCATCGTGCCCGCCAAACGACCGAAGAACGGCGAGTTGAGCAAGGAGCAACGTGAGCTGAATCGGCTGATCTCCAAGGTGCGGATCAGCGCTGAGAATGCCATCGGCCGCATCAAGAAATTTCGCGTCTGCAAGGAGTTTTTCAGGAATCGGACCTCACAGCACGGCGTGATGTGGGGGTGTGTCGCCGGACTCGTCAATCTCCGTTGGCAACGCCGCCACCACCTCTGCACGCCCTGA
- the gmk gene encoding guanylate kinase, whose translation MTVSETPLSTSARRGLLLVMTGASGVGKGTLRERWLAGQDVFFSTSWTTREARPGEQDGVHYVFVTPEAFEEKAQANGFLEHAAFVGNRYGTPIEPIEAALSRGQDVVLEIEVEGAMQVKARVGEEAILIFIMPPSLTELRRRLEGRATETPERIEKRLARAREEIREAHEFRYVVVNDDLDRAVEELVAIQRAERARQLPEPEWTEADREARVRADHLRSYTFTDARLAQVTGE comes from the coding sequence ATGACGGTTTCCGAGACTCCACTTTCCACTTCCGCGCGGCGCGGGCTGCTGCTGGTCATGACCGGCGCGTCCGGCGTGGGCAAGGGCACGCTGCGTGAACGCTGGCTGGCCGGGCAGGACGTGTTCTTCAGCACCTCCTGGACGACACGCGAGGCACGCCCGGGCGAGCAGGACGGCGTGCACTACGTGTTCGTGACACCAGAGGCGTTCGAGGAGAAGGCGCAGGCGAACGGCTTTCTGGAGCACGCGGCGTTCGTGGGGAACCGGTACGGCACGCCGATCGAGCCGATCGAGGCGGCCCTGAGTCGCGGGCAGGACGTGGTGCTGGAGATCGAGGTGGAGGGCGCGATGCAGGTCAAGGCGCGCGTGGGCGAGGAAGCCATCCTGATCTTCATCATGCCGCCCAGCCTGACGGAGCTGCGCCGCCGCCTGGAGGGCCGCGCGACCGAGACGCCTGAACGGATCGAGAAGCGGCTGGCGCGCGCCCGTGAGGAGATCCGCGAGGCGCACGAGTTCCGGTACGTGGTCGTGAACGACGACCTGGACCGCGCCGTGGAGGAACTCGTGGCGATCCAGCGGGCCGAGCGGGCGCGGCAGCTGCCGGAACCCGAGTGGACCGAGGCGGACCGGGAGGCGCGCGTGCGGGCCGATCACCTGCGCAGCTACACCTTCACGGACGCGCGGCTGGCGCAGGTCACGGGGGAGTAA
- a CDS encoding macro domain-containing protein, giving the protein MAAQDVCAVVTAANRELAGGGGVDGVIHRAAGPELLRAIRAIGGTPTGTAVITPAFGLSARGVRHVIHAVGPIWRGGTQGEPELLAGAYRRSLELVVQAGCRSVAFPAISTGVYGYPLPQAAEVTLRTITAFLADHPDLHVRVVLLGGGTLNVFRRAWQRLTA; this is encoded by the coding sequence ATCGCCGCGCAGGACGTGTGCGCGGTCGTCACGGCGGCCAACAGGGAACTGGCGGGCGGGGGTGGCGTGGACGGCGTCATCCACCGCGCGGCGGGCCCGGAATTGCTGCGCGCCATCCGCGCCATCGGCGGGACACCGACCGGAACGGCGGTGATTACCCCGGCGTTCGGACTGTCGGCGCGGGGCGTGCGGCACGTGATTCACGCGGTCGGGCCGATCTGGCGCGGCGGCACTCAGGGCGAGCCGGAGCTGCTGGCCGGGGCCTACCGGCGCAGCCTGGAGCTGGTGGTGCAGGCCGGGTGCCGCAGCGTGGCGTTCCCGGCGATCAGTACGGGCGTGTACGGGTACCCGCTGCCACAGGCGGCGGAGGTGACCCTGCGGACGATCACCGCGTTCCTGGCGGATCACCCGGACCTGCACGTGCGCGTGGTGCTGCTGGGCGGGGGCACGCTGAACGTGTTCCGCCGGGCATGGCAGAGATTGACCGCCTGA
- a CDS encoding sulfurtransferase, which translates to MADLTLPTPLVSVSWLRAHLRDPRVRVLDARYALSDPLTGRIAYLGGHVPGAAYADLETDLSGPVQPDGSGGRHPLPDPAALAAWLGSVGIQNDSLVVCYDDPSTGQGFYAARAWWLLRWLGHARVAVLDGGWPAWVAAGGEVGTEDSSPTPVTFVPDVQADLVATAEDVQARGAGTLLIDSRAAGRYRGEVEPIDRKAGHIPGAVNRDWTGALDGSGHWRDAGAQAARLDAGGAPTVTYCGSGVSATPNLLARELAGVPLGPDNRLYAGSWSDWISDDARPVAVGQDD; encoded by the coding sequence ATGGCCGACCTGACGCTGCCCACCCCGCTGGTTTCCGTGTCCTGGCTGCGCGCGCACCTGCGTGACCCGCGCGTGCGGGTGCTGGACGCCCGCTACGCCCTGAGCGACCCGCTGACCGGGCGGATCGCGTACCTGGGCGGGCACGTGCCGGGGGCCGCGTACGCCGATCTGGAGACGGACCTGAGCGGCCCGGTACAACCGGATGGGTCGGGGGGGCGTCACCCGCTGCCGGACCCGGCGGCGCTGGCCGCGTGGCTGGGGAGCGTGGGGATTCAGAACGACAGTCTGGTCGTGTGTTACGACGATCCCAGTACCGGGCAGGGCTTCTACGCGGCGCGGGCGTGGTGGCTGCTGCGCTGGCTGGGGCACGCGCGGGTGGCGGTGCTGGACGGCGGCTGGCCCGCCTGGGTCGCGGCAGGCGGCGAGGTCGGCACGGAGGACTCCTCCCCCACCCCGGTCACGTTCGTGCCGGACGTGCAGGCGGACCTTGTGGCGACCGCCGAGGACGTGCAGGCGCGCGGGGCGGGCACCCTGCTGATCGATTCGCGCGCGGCGGGCCGCTACCGGGGCGAGGTGGAACCCATCGACCGGAAGGCCGGGCATATTCCGGGCGCGGTGAACCGCGACTGGACGGGCGCGCTGGACGGGTCGGGCCACTGGCGGGACGCGGGGGCGCAGGCGGCGCGGCTGGACGCGGGCGGCGCCCCCACGGTCACGTACTGCGGCAGCGGGGTCAGCGCCACGCCGAACCTGCTGGCCCGCGAACTGGCGGGCGTGCCGCTGGGTCCGGACAACCGCCTGTACGCCGGGTCGTGGAGCGACTGGATCAGCGACGACGCGCGCCCGGTGGCCGTGGGTCAGGACGATTGA
- the xseA gene encoding exodeoxyribonuclease VII large subunit yields MELSELLAYVGQVVARGLPGAVWVRAEIASVTDRRHLYLDLVQAAQDGEVAKCRATVWARERFSLEGKFRRATGGTLTAGLKVLLFAEATFHEQYGFSLNVLDVAPEFTLGDAALRLAEHRETLVREGVYGLNRLLPAPEDFGRFAVIAPREAAGLGDFRREIDPLEAAGVLRPLYLEATFQGRDAAPSLLRAAEEARALHEQEPLDALVVLRGGGAVTDLAWLNDLAFARALATFPAPVITGLGHARDDTLPDEVAFARMDTPSKAAALIVRTVAGAAAQAQEDARTIRAHATQLLVDAQAGADWTLDRARTAATRHVDRAAQDVDALMRQALGLTPQRTLARGYALVRGPDGQPVTRAAQVTPGQPLTLDWADGTVPVTADDRPVQGE; encoded by the coding sequence CTGGAACTGTCGGAACTCCTCGCGTACGTGGGGCAGGTCGTCGCGCGGGGCCTGCCGGGTGCCGTGTGGGTCCGCGCGGAGATCGCCAGCGTCACGGACCGCCGCCACCTGTACCTGGATCTCGTGCAGGCCGCCCAGGACGGCGAGGTCGCCAAGTGCCGCGCGACCGTGTGGGCCCGCGAACGCTTCAGCCTGGAAGGCAAGTTCCGCCGCGCGACGGGCGGCACCCTCACGGCGGGCCTGAAGGTCCTGCTGTTCGCCGAGGCGACCTTCCACGAGCAGTACGGCTTCTCGCTGAACGTGCTGGACGTCGCGCCGGAATTCACGCTGGGGGACGCCGCGCTGCGCCTCGCCGAGCACCGCGAGACCCTGGTCCGCGAGGGCGTGTACGGCCTGAACCGCCTGCTGCCCGCTCCCGAGGACTTCGGGCGTTTCGCCGTGATCGCCCCGCGCGAGGCGGCCGGGCTGGGCGACTTCCGCCGCGAGATCGACCCGCTGGAGGCCGCCGGGGTGCTGCGCCCGCTGTACCTGGAGGCCACCTTCCAGGGCCGCGACGCCGCGCCCAGCCTGCTGCGCGCCGCCGAAGAGGCCCGCGCGCTGCACGAGCAGGAGCCGCTGGACGCGCTGGTCGTCCTGCGCGGCGGCGGGGCCGTCACGGACCTCGCGTGGCTGAACGACCTCGCATTCGCGCGGGCCCTGGCGACCTTCCCCGCGCCGGTCATCACGGGCCTGGGGCACGCGCGGGACGACACTCTCCCCGATGAGGTGGCGTTTGCGCGGATGGACACGCCCAGCAAGGCCGCCGCGCTGATCGTCCGCACCGTCGCGGGGGCCGCCGCGCAGGCGCAGGAGGACGCCCGCACCATCCGCGCCCACGCCACGCAGCTCCTCGTGGACGCCCAGGCGGGCGCGGACTGGACGCTGGACCGCGCCCGCACAGCCGCCACCCGGCACGTCGACCGCGCCGCGCAGGACGTGGACGCCCTGATGCGGCAGGCACTGGGTCTCACCCCGCAGCGCACCCTGGCGCGCGGCTACGCCCTCGTGCGCGGCCCGGACGGGCAGCCCGTCACCCGCGCCGCGCAGGTCACGCCCGGCCAGCCCCTCACGCTGGACTGGGCGGACGGCACCGTCCCGGTCACGGCAGACGACCGCCCGGTACAGGGGGAATGA
- a CDS encoding CrcB family protein has translation MAGGAVGAAARYGTQLLLAPLALRAAFPVPVLLINVAGSFLLGLTLALVGRGVWPDVARLAFGTGVLGAFTTFSTFSVELDDLLAQGRGGAALLYAGLSVTLGVLAAVAGRTLGGRL, from the coding sequence ATGGCAGGCGGCGCCGTGGGGGCCGCCGCGCGGTACGGCACGCAGCTGCTGCTGGCGCCGCTGGCCCTGCGCGCCGCGTTTCCCGTGCCGGTGCTGCTGATCAACGTCGCGGGGTCGTTCCTGCTGGGCCTGACGCTGGCGCTGGTGGGCCGGGGCGTGTGGCCTGACGTGGCGCGGCTGGCGTTCGGGACCGGGGTGCTGGGCGCCTTCACGACCTTCAGCACGTTCAGCGTGGAACTCGACGACCTGCTCGCGCAGGGGCGGGGCGGCGCGGCGCTGCTGTACGCGGGCCTCAGCGTCACGCTGGGCGTCCTGGCGGCCGTGGCGGGCCGCACGCTGGGGGGCCGCCTGTGA
- a CDS encoding magnesium transporter CorA family protein, producing MIRARRLSDGQDFPWNGEHENVWVDTQDPTPDELAALQMAFPLNRLALEDALERGHWSRAEAYPEHAFITVRSYVNPAQTDEFTERLSVFTFGSAVLTHSPGGTRALDSVWNLVGRDSVNTAQEVTYELLDHTADTFFTAADALEARVDDLEERVFQRVRENPVAAVFELKHLVSQARRLATDAREATALLGRHANCTPADLVRYRDVQDSFTRAAGRFDTLRDLLTNLLDLHLNLQSQRMNEVMRTLTAVSVIFLPLTFLAGVWGMNFEFMPELKSPFGYALAWGTFLLIGGALSVYFKRRGWW from the coding sequence ATGATCAGGGCGCGGCGACTCAGCGACGGGCAGGACTTCCCCTGGAACGGGGAGCACGAGAACGTCTGGGTGGACACCCAGGACCCCACTCCGGACGAACTCGCGGCCCTTCAGATGGCGTTCCCCCTGAATCGCCTCGCGCTGGAGGACGCCCTGGAACGCGGCCACTGGAGCCGCGCCGAGGCCTACCCCGAGCACGCGTTCATCACCGTGCGCTCCTACGTGAATCCCGCGCAGACCGACGAGTTCACCGAACGCCTGAGCGTCTTCACGTTCGGCAGCGCCGTCCTGACGCACAGCCCCGGCGGGACCCGCGCGCTGGACAGCGTGTGGAATCTCGTCGGGCGCGACAGCGTGAACACCGCGCAGGAGGTCACGTACGAGCTGCTGGACCACACCGCCGACACCTTCTTCACCGCCGCCGACGCGCTGGAGGCCCGCGTGGACGACCTGGAGGAACGCGTGTTCCAGCGTGTCCGCGAGAACCCGGTCGCGGCGGTGTTCGAACTCAAGCACCTCGTGTCGCAGGCGCGGCGGCTGGCGACCGACGCGCGCGAGGCGACCGCGCTGCTGGGCCGCCACGCCAACTGCACCCCCGCCGATCTGGTGCGCTACCGGGACGTGCAGGACTCCTTCACGCGCGCCGCCGGACGCTTCGACACCCTGCGCGACCTCCTGACCAACCTGCTCGACCTGCACCTGAACCTCCAGAGCCAGCGCATGAACGAGGTCATGCGGACCCTGACCGCCGTCAGCGTGATCTTCCTGCCGCTGACGTTCCTGGCAGGCGTGTGGGGCATGAATTTCGAGTTCATGCCGGAACTCAAGAGCCCCTTCGGTTACGCGCTGGCGTGGGGCACGTTCCTGCTGATCGGCGGGGCCCTCAGCGTGTACTTCAAACGCCGCGGCTGGTGGTGA
- a CDS encoding roadblock/LC7 domain-containing protein, translating into MTNAVYTMTVRALAGVVSERAAETMVRSVLREQNLLPETVSAQEMQRMLSGPLLSRLSTVMPAARARRELLSLSSLMAERYPKAPTLFVETGPSATWDDTQDTEMWNELGLGADDFEFDDPEYAAGLSGRSYDLNATLDQDTLIQTLGRLSGVQGVMVCRASGEVLRVRAVRDATGLAGVVAASAMLFQKRALRLLSADLGGQTVCVCPLGEYCVAVIASSQANVGRLLVELQQIKVAA; encoded by the coding sequence ATGACGAACGCTGTGTACACCATGACCGTCCGCGCCCTGGCTGGCGTGGTCTCTGAGCGGGCGGCTGAAACGATGGTGCGGTCGGTGCTGCGCGAGCAGAACCTGCTGCCGGAAACCGTGAGTGCCCAGGAGATGCAGCGCATGCTCTCCGGGCCGCTCCTGTCGCGCCTGAGTACCGTGATGCCCGCCGCCCGCGCCCGGCGGGAACTGCTCTCGCTGTCGTCGCTGATGGCCGAGCGGTACCCCAAGGCGCCCACGCTGTTCGTCGAGACTGGCCCCAGCGCCACCTGGGACGACACGCAGGACACCGAGATGTGGAACGAGCTGGGCCTGGGCGCCGACGATTTCGAATTCGACGATCCCGAGTACGCCGCCGGACTGTCGGGCCGGTCGTACGACCTGAACGCCACGCTGGACCAGGACACCCTGATCCAGACACTGGGGCGCCTGAGTGGCGTGCAGGGCGTGATGGTGTGCCGCGCGAGCGGCGAGGTGCTGCGCGTGCGGGCGGTGCGGGACGCGACCGGTCTGGCCGGGGTGGTGGCAGCCAGCGCGATGCTGTTCCAGAAGCGGGCGCTGCGGCTGCTGTCGGCGGATCTGGGCGGGCAGACGGTGTGCGTGTGCCCGCTGGGCGAGTACTGCGTGGCGGTGATCGCCAGTTCGCAGGCGAACGTGGGGAGACTCCTGGTGGAATTGCAGCAGATCAAGGTGGCCGCGTGA